The Pyrococcus kukulkanii genome contains a region encoding:
- the speD gene encoding adenosylmethionine decarboxylase gives MDTIGHHYVVEAAGCDPKIIADPDKIREIFLEAAKRGNMEVKASYFFKFSPTGVSGVVIVAESHISVHTWPEKGYAALDVYTCGEKADPEKAVDYILEQFKAQYAHVSEIKRGIEEDDQTFTHTILTWEEKLDRRNGQKL, from the coding sequence ATGGATACAATTGGGCACCACTATGTTGTTGAGGCTGCAGGTTGCGATCCTAAGATCATTGCTGATCCTGACAAGATTAGAGAGATTTTCCTTGAGGCAGCAAAGAGAGGGAACATGGAGGTTAAGGCGAGCTATTTTTTCAAGTTCTCACCGACAGGGGTTAGTGGTGTCGTTATCGTTGCCGAAAGTCACATCTCAGTCCACACGTGGCCGGAGAAGGGTTACGCGGCCCTAGATGTTTACACCTGTGGTGAGAAGGCTGATCCGGAGAAGGCCGTTGACTATATTCTGGAGCAATTCAAGGCCCAGTACGCTCACGTCTCGGAGATAAAGAGAGGGATCGAGGAGGATGATCAAACTTTCACTCACACAATACTAACATGGGAGGAAAAGCTCGATAGAAGGAACGGGCAGAAGCTTTAA
- a CDS encoding KaiC domain-containing protein, protein MTRRVKTGIPGMDEILHGGIPERNVVLLSGGPGTGKTIFSQQFLWNGLQMGEPGIYVALEEHPVQVRQNMAQFGWDVRKYEEEGLFAMVDAFTAGIGKSKEYEKYIVHDLTDIREFIEVLRQAIRDINAKRVVVDSVTTLYINKPAMARSIILQLKRVLAGTGCTSIFVSQISVGERGFGGPGVEHGVDGIIRLDLDEIDGELKRSLIVWKMRGTSHSMRRHPFDITDKGIVVYPDKVLKKGRVLEI, encoded by the coding sequence ATGACGAGGAGAGTTAAGACTGGCATTCCTGGGATGGATGAGATACTTCACGGCGGCATCCCCGAGAGAAACGTTGTCCTGCTCAGCGGTGGTCCTGGAACGGGTAAGACGATCTTCAGCCAGCAGTTCCTATGGAATGGGCTTCAGATGGGTGAGCCTGGCATTTATGTTGCCCTCGAGGAACACCCTGTTCAGGTTAGACAGAACATGGCTCAATTTGGTTGGGACGTGAGGAAGTACGAGGAAGAAGGATTGTTTGCAATGGTTGATGCCTTTACGGCAGGAATAGGGAAGAGCAAGGAGTATGAAAAGTACATAGTCCATGATCTCACCGATATCAGAGAGTTCATCGAAGTTCTCAGGCAGGCGATAAGGGACATCAACGCCAAGAGGGTTGTCGTTGACTCGGTAACTACATTGTATATAAACAAGCCTGCTATGGCGAGGAGCATAATACTCCAGCTTAAGAGAGTTCTTGCAGGAACTGGATGTACTTCAATATTCGTCAGCCAGATAAGCGTTGGAGAAAGGGGATTCGGTGGGCCTGGAGTTGAGCACGGTGTCGATGGAATAATTAGACTTGACTTGGATGAGATCGATGGAGAGCTGAAGAGATCCTTGATTGTCTGGAAGATGAGGGGAACGAGCCACTCAATGAGGAGGCACCCATTCGATATAACGGACAAGGGAATAGTGGTGTATCCTGACAAGGTGCTCAAGAAGGGTAGGGTTCTAGAGATCTAA